In Bifidobacterium scardovii JCM 12489 = DSM 13734, the genomic stretch CGTAGCAGGAGCGCTCGGTGGAGTGCGATTCGAGCACGGCCGGCGTGGCGTCCTGAATTTCCGCGGTGGTCACGTTGCCGGTGGCGAGGCCTTTGGCCTTGGCCAGTTCGATCAGGTTGAGCTGCGGGTTGCCGTTGACGTCCACATCGACGGCGTTGTTGTAGGTCTTGGTGCCGGTGGCCCAGCCCGAACCGGATGCCGAGGAGTCGGTCACCGGGGTGATGGCGCCGGCGGTCTTGCCGCCGGCGAGGCTGCCGTAGGCGTTCTTCGCCATCAGGCTGTCGCCGCTGTTGGCGCCCAGCGAGAACGTGGTGTACTGGCCGGTGCCGGTCTCCACGGTGTTCAGGTTCGGCTGGCCGATCTTGTCAAGACCGTCGAACGATCCGTTGACGCCATGCAGATAGTCGCGGGCGACCGTGATCTCGGAGTCGCCCATGCCGTCTCCGATGAAAAGAATGACGTTCTTCGCCGTGGCGTTGCCATACACGCCCGCGATGCGCTGCGCACCGCCGTGCTGGGCCAGTTCGGCGACGCCCTTGCCGTCCTGGGCAAGAGCCATACCGGGGAACGCCGCCATCACGGCGAGCGCTGCAACCGCTGCGGAAGCGGCCTTCAACTGATGTTTCACTGTGTTTCCTTCCACTCCTGGAACAATCGTCGGGACCATCAGGCCCGGCCCGGATCCTCCGCGCGACTGCGGGGATCCCGATCGCCTTTACGGTATGGCCGCAAGGAGTCCTGCAGTGGTAGTTCAGCGGTCATGCAGCGTAATTTCAGATGAACAGCGGACGAATCGGGTTCTGGGGGCCGAGGAGGAGCGAGGACGAGAAACATCGCCGGGAAAGGCATCCCTGCTACGCCGTGGATTCCCAAGCGAGATGCATCCGCCGCTTCCTGGCGCGCGTCTCTCACTCAGAGCTACCTCAGCGAGCCGAACCATCCAGCTTGCGGCACCGGCCCCTCTCCACGCACCTCCAGCAAGCCAGGCAGTCCATCCGATGGCAACAATCTCCCGATAAGAACCCGTCAATAAGCTCAAATAGCCGGCCTGTGGCGGGAATCTCTCGCTGAACGGTCTCAGCGAGAGATTCCCACCACCATCCGGCAGCGGCAGCACGCCAAGATCCCCCGGAACAAGACGTATCCACCACCTAGCGGCGGCAATAGCATGCCAGCAGCACCAGAGTCGGATCAATCGAGAGCATGCCCCACCATGCCGCCCTGTGTCGCACCGCCCGAGACACACCCACGCGCGCCGATGCGAGACAATGGTGCTACCGAACAATGCGCGGGGAGTGTTTCATGGCAGCTTCGATCTACGACGTGGCATCCAAGGCCGGGGTGTCCATCTCCACGGTGTCGCGCGCCTTTACGCGCCCGGAACTCGTGAGCAGCAAGACCCTCGACAAGGTGCTCGCCGCCGCCAACGATCTCGACTATTCGATCACACGCGCCGCCACCACCATGAAGACCGGCCAATCGTTCCGCATCGCCCTGCTGCTGAGCGACGCCGCCTCGACATGGTTCAACTCGTCGCTGATCGATGGCATCGATGTGGTGCTGCATCCCGCAGGCTATGATTTTTCGATCTACCGCGTCACCAACATCGAGGAGCGCAGGGAATTCTTCAGCACGCTGCCGGTCAAGAAAAATGTCGACGCCGTCATCACGGCCTCGTTCGGGCTTGACGCCAAGGAGAGCGAACGATTGGCCTCGATCGGCGTACCCATCGTCGGCATCAATCCGACTTCATACGAGGGGCTGGACGCTTCGATCGGCGTCGACGACCGCCGCGCCGCCACCTTGGCCGCCGACCACCTTATCTCGCTGGGGCATCGGCGCATCACCTACGTGCGGACCAATCCGGTCTCGTCGCTGCACTACAGCGCATTGCAACGCGAGGAAGGATTCTCAGACGCCTGCGATTCCAGCGCCGACCCAATCAATCTGCGCATCGTGACGCTGAGCGACGGCTCCGATTGCATTGACCTGGCCCTCACGGAGATCCTCGACGGAAAGGCGCAGCCAACCGCCATCGCCTGCCAGGAGGACAACATCGCCATGCGGCTGCTGTTCCGCCTGCGCCGCTACGGACTCGATGTTCCCAAGGACATCTCACTGACCGGATTCGACGACAGCACATATGCCGCCGATGCCGGACTGACCACGATCCATCAGGATCCCACCGCGATGGGCTCCGCCGCCGCGCGCAAGACGCTGTCGCTGCTTGCCGGCAACACCCCGGCCCCGGAGCACGATATCGTTCCGGCGCATCTGGTAATGAGATCTTCCACCGCCGCCCCGCGCGCGTAGGGACCGGCGCGCCCGCGCGGACAGAGGACGAAGCTCACTCAATCCCTTTCGAGCCGTCAGGGCTATTCGCGGCACGTATGTTCCCAATTCACGAGTTGTCGGTGCGCGACGCAGTAGTGGAACCGGTTGTTTGCCGGCTTTTTTGACCAAAAAGCAGCTTTACGGGAACATCTATCGACCTTCCCGCACCGACAACTCGAGTGTTATGCACAAGAACGATTCACCCTGGACCCTCATCTGCCCAACAACAGTCGCTCAACACCCTCGCCTATCACTTCTTTTTGCATACGCTTTCATATTGTGTTATATTGCTTTTGCAACTTAAAAATAAATATTCTGCATAGGGTTTCACAAAGGATGCGAAGCAGACTATCACGCAACAGGACAAGCCCCGCCCTCGCACCCAAGCAGGCACCCATGCCAGCATCCACCCCATGCAGCAGATACGAGACCTCTATGCGACGAAGCAACCGGCCCGCCGCAACAAAACCGCGAAGGAGCGAGAAATGAATAAGGCACAAGGAATCCTGCGCAGAATCAGCGCCATCACCGCGGTGATGGCCCTTGGCATCGGCGGCTTGGCCGCCTGCGGCAGCAGCAATGCCGATCCGGCCAAGGGCAAGGTCTACTACATCAACTCCAAGCCGGAGGTCGCCGACATCTGGCAGGACGTCGCCGACCAGTACACCAAGGAAACCGGCGTGGAGGTCATCGTCGAGACGGCAGCGGCCGGCACCCTAGATCAGACGCTGAAGAGCGAGCTCGCGAAATCCGAGGCTCCGACCCTGCTCACCATCAATGGCTTCGACTCCTACGCCCGCTACAAGTCCCACCTCGCCGACATCTCCGGAAGCGACGCGTACCAGCTGCTCACCGACGAGGGCAAGGTCTACGCGAACGGCGATGGCAAGGCCGTGTACACGATTCCGTTCGCCGCCGAATACTACGGCATGATCTACAACAAGAAGATCCTGAAGGACTACATCGCAAAGGACTATGCCGTCATCAACAGCGTCGACGACATCAAGGACTTCAAAACCTTCAAGAAGGTATGCGATTCGATGCAGGAACACAAGGACGATCTCGGCCTCGAAGGCGCCATCTCCAACGCCGGACTCGACGCCTCGGACACCTACCGCTTCGCGAGCCACCTGTCCCGCATCCCGCTGTTTTACGAATACAAGGACGCGGGCACCACCTTCGAACAGAACATCAAAGGCACGTATCTGGATGACATGAAGAACATCTGGGATCTGTATCTCAAAGACTCCACCGTGCAACCGACCGAGCTATCCAGCAAAACCTACGAGGACTCCACCGCCGAATTCGCCACCGGTCAGACCGCGTTCTACCAGAACGGCGTCTGGTCCTACACGCAGATCAAGGACAACGACGTGGCGGACGAGAATCTCGGCATGCTGCCGCTGTACATCGGAGCTCCCGGCGAGTCGGCATACGGACCGGCTTCGATCTACGACGCCTCGTGGGGCGTGAACAAGGATTCCAGCGACAAGGACAAGCAGGCCACGCTCGACTTCCTCAAGTGGCTGGTCAACAGCGATGAGGGCAAGAAGGCCCTGAGCCAGGATATGGGCTTCTCCGCGCCGTACACCACGTTCGGCAAGGACGATCAGCCAAACAACCCGCTGATTACCGCCGCGCTCGAATATCAGGAGAAGAACATTCCGTTCATCCGGTCCTTCGCCCTGCCTTCCGGCCATTGGGGCGACGAATTGGCCAACGCGCTGCTCGACTACACGCAGGGCGCCTCCGACTGGAGCACGGTCAAGAAGGCATACGTCGACAACTGGTCCTCGGAATGGCAGAACAACAAGGAAACGAACGGATCCTTGCCCGAATCCCAGCCGTTCAAGGGATGAGCCGCACTCTCCCCAGGGGGTGCGGATGTTTTTTGGACGGCTAGGCGGCCATTCCAAAGTGTTTGCGGTATTGCACGGGGCTCATCCATCCCCGTGACTTCTTGATCCTTGCCTCATTGTAGTGGGTCAGGTATGCGGTCAGTCGTCCGCGGAACTCGTCGTAGTCCACGTCCTTCCAGTCGCGCCCGTAATAGTACGTATCGTATCGCAGAGATCTTCTCGCTCTAAAACAGCTTATGCGAGCAATGGCCATGAGACACCAACGGAGGAGCTTGGTTGTTCGCGCGTCACTTGGCGTCACTTGGCGTCTCCTCACCATCATCACAGCCTCACTGCATCTCCAACCCGAGTTATCGATGCACGGATCAGCCGGCAGGACCGCGAACCTCACCATCATTGACGCAAACCGGTCTGCAACCGGCCCCGCTACTACCCCACGCACCGACAACTCGCGTATCGACGTCAAACCCGCCACCATCGCCATTACCGGCATCACCGATAAATACGCGCCGCCCGCCCTCTCCACAGAGACGCCGCAAGACACCCCGCCTAAATCACGATCTGTCCGAAACGCCCCGCTACCGGAGCCACGCCGTTGCGGCTCCCACAGCAACCAATAACGCGTTTGCACCACAGCAACCGGCAAGACGCGATACACTTGAAAAACCAACATGTAAACCTATACATATCGGGGGGATATTCCCATGGAAGCGAGCATCGCGCAGGTCGCCGCGGCAGCCGGCGTCTCCATCGCCACGGTGTCCCGCGCATTCGCGCGTCCCGACATGGTGTCGGAAAAGACCCGGACCAAGGTCTTCACCGCGGCCGATCAGCTGAACTACTCGATCTCACGGTCGGCGACCTCCATGAAGACGGGTCGCGCCTACCGCATCGCGCTGCTGGTCAGCGAGGACATCTCCACCTGGTTCAACTCCCAGCTGTTCTCCGGTCTGAACGACGTGCTGCACGACGACGGCTACGACATCTCGATCTACCCGGTCGTCACCCCCGAAGAGCGCAGCCGGTTCTTCACCGAGCTGCCCGTGCGCCGCAACGCCGACGCGGTGATCGTCTCGTCGTTCAACGTCAACCCCGACGAGGTGTCCCGCCTGCAAAGCGTGCACATCCCCATCGTCGGCGTGAACACGCCGTCTTCGGACGGCTATGACGCCACCGTCAGCATCGACGACCGCAACGGCATGCGCATGGTGGCCGAGCATCTGATCGCACTCGGCCACGAACGCATCGCATTCGTGAGGCACCGCCTGTCCCCCTCGATCCCGCACAGCGCCGACCTGCGCATCCAAGGGTTCAGGACGCCTGCCGTGGGGCGTCCCACCCGGTTATCCCCACGACCATCTACTACGACGAGGAGGTGGACGAGCCCTCCGACGATCTGCTGTCGCAGATCCTCGCCCTGAGGGAACGCCCGACCGCCGTATGCTGCGTCATGGATCTCATGGCGATCCCCCTGTACTTCACCATGATCCGATACGGCATGCATGTGCCGCGCGACATCTCGCTGACCGGCTTCGACGACTCGACCTACGCCAAGGAGAGCGGCCTGACGACCATGCGGCAGGATCCCGCCGAACTGGGCCGCTGCGTCGCCGCGAAAACGCTGGCCCTGATCGAGGGGGAGACGCTCGAGCGCCCCCACGAGCTGCTGGCCACCCGTCTGATCATCAGAAACAGCACGTCGTCGATCGAAGAGCCGGCTCTGGACTGACGGGCGGCACGGCACGCAAAAGCGGCCATGGCGTTTGCCATGGCCGCTTCATCGTCACGCCGCAAGCGCAGGGCCCGTTACACGGCGCCGGCCTGCGGCGATGTCACGTTCAGGACAGCGGGTCTTCCGGGGGAAGCATGCCGGAGGACTGCTCGTACGCCTCCCACAGGGTCTTCCACGTGCCGGCGAGGGCCTGGACCACCGCGTCCCACTTGTCAGTGCCCTGCGTGTACTCGACGAGCGCGTTGGACACGTTGTCGATCCACTGCTGGCCGGGGATGTTGGCGGAGTACACGGCCTTCTTGCCCTTGTCGGTCCACTCCTTGGCGGCCGCGACCAGCGGGTTGGCCGGCTGGTCGTCGTCTCCGAACGAGGTGAACGGAGCGGCGAAGCCCATTTCCTTGGCGATCGCGTTCTTGCCGGTGTCGGAGGTCACCATCCACTTGATGAAGTCGAGCGAGGCCTGCTTGTCCTCGTCGGAGGCGTTCTTGTTGATGGCCCAGTTGGCGTCGTACACCGCGGCGGGACCGTAATCCTCCTCGCCCGGGTTGCCCATGTAGTACGGCAGCATGCCGAGGTCATCGTCGGCCACGTCGTTGTCCTTGATCTGGCTGTACGCCCACACGCCGTTCGGGTAGAACGCGACGGTGCCGGTGGAGAACTCGGCGGTGGAGTCCTCATAGGTGCCGGAGCCGATCAGGGACGCCTCGGTCGGGCTGTCCTTGACCATCGTGTCCCACAGGTCCTTGTAGTGGTCCATGTACTTGCCGGTGATGTCGAGCGAGAACGTCTTGCCCAGATCCTTGAGCTCGTAGAACAGCGGGATGCGGTCCATGTGCGCGGCGAAGCGGTAGTTGTCGGAGGCGTCGAGGCCCGGAGTGGAGAACGCGCCGTCGAGGCCGAGGTCGTCCTTGTGCTCCTGCATGCTGTCGGCGACCTTCTTGAGCACATCCCAGCTGGTGATGTCATCGGCCGACTTGATGACCGAGTAGCTCTTCTTCGCGTACTCGTTGACGATCTTCTTGTTGTAGATGATGCCGTACCACTCGGCCGCGTACGGGATCGTGTACGCGGTGTCGCCGTCCTTGAACGAGTAGCTCTTGCCCTCGTCGGTCAGCAGCTTGTAGGCTTCGGAATCCTGGACCGGCTCGAGGTAGTCCTTGAACTTCGCGTACTGATCGAAACCAGCCAGATTGAACATGGAGGGGCCGTCCTTCTTGGACAGCTCGGAGGTCAGCGTCTGGTTGCTGGTGCCGGAGGCCGCGGTCTGGATGTCGACCGAGACGCCGGTTTCGTCGGTGTAGGCATCGGCCAGCTCCTGCAGCTGATCGACGATTTCGGGCTTGGTGTTCAGGAAGTAGACCTTCCCCTTGCTGGCATCCGCAGTGCTGCTGCCGCATGCGGACAGCGCAGTGATGCTCATAGCGAGTACGGCTCCTGTGGCGATGATCTTCTGAGCTGACTTCATCGTTCGCTCCTTGGCTCCTCTGCGCGGTTGTGTGAAACCGCATCTTCCTAATTCCTGTTGCGACGACTGCCTTTCAGCACTTCGTCGTACCGTGATGCAAACTCATACATATTGGAATTGTTTGCATTGCCGATAATCATACCATAGATTTTGCAAACTTATACATTCGACGTGTCGAACCGGTTCTACTCTATATTTTCGCACAAGATACAAGGTAGAATGAACCGAGACAGGCCGGGATCACTTGGGGACGGAACGGCCGCAGCCGCCACGCAAGCATGAGGAGCACGCCATGGAAGCGAGAATCGCGCAGGTCGCCGTCAAGGCCGGCGTCTCCATCGCCACCGTGTCGCGCGCGTTCGCCAAGCCGGATCTGGTCTCCGAGAAGACCCGCAAGCGCGTGTACGCCGCCGCGGAGGCGCTCAACTATTCGATTTCGCGGTCGGCCACCGCGATGAAGACCGGCCGATCGTTCCGCATCGCCCTGCTGATCAGCGAGGACATCTCGACGTGGTTCAACGCCAATCTGTTCTCCGGACTGAACGCCACGCTCGGCGCCGCCGGATACGACATCGTCATCTACCAGATCGAGACCCCGCAGGAGCGCCGAAGCTTTTTCTCCACGCTGCCCGTGCGGCGCAACGCCGACGCGGTGATCGTCTCGTCGTTCGCCATCGAACCGAACGAAACGCAGCGCCTGCGCAGCATCCATGTGCCGATCATCGGCATCAACCCGCCCTCCGCGGAAGCCTGCGACGCCTCGATCGGCATCGACGACCGCGCCGGCATGCGCGAGATGACCGAATACCTGCTGGCGCTGGGCCACACCGACATCGCCTACGTCAGCCCGATCATCACCACCAAGCTCTCGCACAGCGCCGAGGCCCGGGCATTGGGGTTCCACGACGCCTGCGACGGCGCCGGCACGCCGGTGCGGGCGCGCGAGCTGTTCTTCGACGAGCGGTCCGATCACCCGATGGAGCGGATGGCCGGCCAGCTGGTCTCCCTCGGGCCGGACATGCCCACGGCACTGTGCTGCTACGCCGATATGTGCGCTCTGCCGCTCGCCTTCGCGCTGACCCGCCACGGCATCGCCGTCCCGGAGCGGGTATCGCTGACCGGGTTCGACGACGCGACGTACGCCGAGCAGTACGGATTGACGACCATGCGGCAGGATCCGCGCGCGCTCGGCGAGATCGCCGCCCGGAAGGCGCTGGACCTGATCGATGGGGACGCGCCGGACGAGCCGCACGGGCTGGCCGACCTGCAGCTGATCCCGCGCCTGACGACGGGGCCGCTCGCCCGGTGAGCCCGCGCGGCCAGTGACCCCACCAGCGGCGGCGCGCCAAGAAGCCCCCTCCCCAAAAAACAAGGGGCGGCCACGCGGCGCCATTCCGGCCGCGCGGCCACCCCTCAGATCATCGCCGCCCGATCCCCGATCACGGGGAACGAACGCCGCCATGTCACCAGGTGAAGTCGGTCTGCCCGGGCAGCATGCCCTGCGACTTCTCGCTGGCGGCCCACTCGGACTTCCAGCCGTCGACGATGGCGCTCTTGACGCCGTCCCATTCGCCGGTGCCCTGCGCGTACTCGAGCAGCGCGTTGGCGATGCCGTTCTGCCAGTTCTGGTCGGGCACGTCCACGCTGCGCATGTACTTCTTGCCCTTGTCCTCCCAGCTCTTGGCCGCCTTCACCAGCGGGTTGTCGGGCTGGTCGTCGTCGCCGAAGGTGGTGAACGGCACCGCGAAGCCCATGTCCTTGGACATGATCTCCTTGCCCTTGTCGGAGGTCACCATCCACTTGATGAAGTCGAGCGAGGCCTGCTGATCGGCCTTGCTGGCGTTCTTGTTGATGCCCCAGGTCGCCTCGTACACGGTGGAGGGGCCGTAGTCCTCCTCGCCGTCGACGCCCATCCAGTAGGGCAGCATGCCCAGATCCTCGTCGGCCACCTCGTTGTCCTTGATCTGGCTGTACGCCCACACACCGTTCGGATAGAACGCCACATCGCCCAGCGCGAACTCCGACGTGCAGTCCTCGTAGTTCTTCGACCCGAGCATGGTGCGCTCGGTCGGGCTGTTGTTCATCTCCAGATCGAACAGGTCCTTGTAGTTGTCCAGATACGTGCCCTTGATCTCCTTCATGAAGGTGGTGTTGTTGTCACGGTATTCGAAGAAGATCGGCGGGCGGGTCATATGCGCCGCGAACCGGTAGGTGTCCGACGACTCGAGCCCCGGCGTGGCGAACGCCGCCTGGATGCCCAGATCGTCCTTGTGCTTGTTCATGTCCTCGACGACCTTCTTGAGCACGTCGTAGCCGGTGATGCCGTCGGCCGACTTGATGACCGCGTAGCTCTTCTTCGCGTACTCGTTGACGATCTTCTTGTTGTAGATGATGCCGTAGTACTCCACCGCATACGGGATCGTGTAGGAGTCGTCGCCGATCTTCTGCGAGTTGGCCTTGGCGTCGTCGTTGAGCAGACCGTAGACCTCGCTGTCCTGGATCGGCTCAAGGTACTTCTTGTAGCGGGCGAACGTGGCGTACCCAGCCGTGCTGAACATGGTCGGGGCGTTGTCCTTGGCCAGCTCGGACAGCAGCGTGGTGTCGTAGGTGCCCGACGAAGCGGTCTGCACGTCCACCTGCACGCCGGTCTCGTCGGTGTAGGCGTCGGCCAGCTCCTGCAGCTGATCGACCACCTCCGGCTTGCTGTTGAGCATGTAGACCTTGCCCTCGCTGTCCGAGGTGCCGGCGTTGTCGCTGCCGCAGCCGGCCAACGCACCAAGCCCCAGCGCAAGCACCGAAGCGGAAGCGATGATTTTCCTCACTGACGTCATCTTCACTCCTTGTTTTCTCCAGCGCGACACCCATGTCGCATGAACTTTCCTTTTCTCCGGCATCCGCGCGAGAAGCCTCGGACACCCGGCACTTCCAGCTCCGACTCCGGAATGTGCACACCTATAGCATAACATACTTTTTGCAAACTTATACATACTCATTTTTCAACGATTAAAGCGGTTCGAGAAATAGTCCGGTTTCCCGCCGAAAACACCGCGACACGCACCTTGATCCACCGCGACACGCGCATGGCGAACAGCCGCCGCATCCGGCGCCGGAGACACCGTGCAACAACCTGAGAACGTTTGCAGTATGATGGAGGCAACGGGTCACCCCCTAGCGAACCCGCGCACCACGCAACGCGCGCAGACGGCACCGGTGCGGCAAGGTGCGGCAACACATCAAGGAGATCGCATGGCGCAATCCGACATCCACGACGTGGCCAAGGCGGCCGGCGTGTCCATTTCCACGGTATCCCGCGCCTTCACGCGCCCCGAGCTCGTCTCCGACAAGACCCGGCGCAAGGTGCTGCAAGCCGCGGATCAGCTCGACTACAACATCTCCCGCTCCGCAGGCGCGCTCAAGATGGGGCAAACGTACCGCGTGGCGCTGCTCATGAACGAGGGGATCACCAGCTGGTTCAATGCGGCGACCCTGGCCGGCATCGAATCGGTGATGCACCCGGCCGGCTACGACATCTCCCTGTTCCAGCACATCGACACGGCGGAAACGCGGCGTGCGTTCTTCACCGAACTGCCGATCCGCCGCAACGTCGACGCCGTATTCGTCGCGTCCTTCGCGATCGATCCATACGAGGTGGAGCAGCTGGGCCGGGCCAACGTGCCGATCATCGGCATCAACACGCCCTCCTTCGAGGGATTTGACGCCTCGATCAGCATCGACGACGAGGAAGGCATGTTCCGGGCCACGCAGCACCTGATCAGCCTCGGCCACCGGCATATCGTCTATGTCTGCTCCGCCTCGGAGACCTCGATGAACGCCAGCATCGACGCGCGCGGCCGCGGCTTCGTGCGCGCCTGCAAGGCGTCCGCCCCCCAGCGCGATCTCGACTGGCAGGTGCTCACCGTGCAGCGCGGTCCCGGATTCATCGATGCGGCGCTGGCGGCGCTCATCGCCCTCGACCGGTTCCCGGACGCGATATGCTGCCAGATGGACATGCTCGCCATCCCCCTGATCATGCGGCTGCAGCGCTACGGCCACTACACGCCGAAGGACTATTCGATCATCGGGTTCGACGACAGCACCTATGCCAATGACGTGAACCTGACCACCATACGGCAGGACCCGGAGGCCATGGGGCAGGCCGCCGCGCGCAAGGCGCTGGACCTCATCGCGGGCCGCCCGCTGGATCTTGCGCACGAAACCGTCACCGGACAGCTCATATTGCGCGGCACCGACGCGGTGCACCAGCCCCGGTGACCGCCCCGGCGCACGGCCAGGCGCGGTCAGGCACGGCCGCCCGGATCAGCCGATGACGGCGAAACTCTGCGGGCCGAGCGCCACGGCATCACCGCGGATACACACGTCGCCCACGCTCAGCAGCACGCCCGGCCCCGCACCCGCAGCGGAACGCCTCGCCCATTGCGGCAGAGCGAACGACTCCTCGCCCCGACCGGGGTTCATCGCGACGATGACCCTATCCCCTGCATCGGCAGGCCCGCCGGCCCCGGCACCAGCGTCACCGACTTCGACGCCCGAGTCGCCGTATGCGGCGGCACCGTCAGAACGCCCCTTGGCCCCACGTTCATAGGCGAATAGCCGCCCGTGCTCCGGCGCCGCGATCACGTCGAAGCGCCCGCCAGCATCGAGCGCCCGGCGCCCGGCACGCACGGCGAGCACCGCACGCACCCAGTGGTACAGCGAATCGGCATCCCTCTTCTCCCCGGCAACGTCGGGGCTTCCGCCATCCTCGCCCACCGGCAGGTACAGGCGCCCGGCCGGCGCCGCGGAGAACCCGCGGTTCGGCGTATCGTCCCACTGCATCGGCGTACGGCTGCCCGTGCGCACATATCCTCCCTCCTTGGTGGGCAACGGCCGGTAGGGCATGCAGATCTCGTCGCCGTAGTAGAGGAACGGACAGCCGGGCATGGTCAGCAGCATGCCGTACGCCACCTTGAGTTCGCGCGCGGTCAGGCGCTGGCCCACGCGCAGCGTATCGTGGTTGCCGGTGATCAGGTCGAAGTAGCCGCCGAAGCGTTCGGCGTCCCGCAGCTGCATCAGGTACTGATCGAGAAAGCCCTTGATCGACGTCTCCGAATCGGCGTTGAAATAGCTGGCGTCGCCTTCCCGAACCAACGGGGTATCGGTGTTGCGCAGCAGTATGTTGTAGCCGTTCGGCCATCCGTCCCATCGCCAGTCGAGATAGAAGTCCATGTCGAACCCGGCCTGCATCGATTCGCCCGGCCGCCCCCATTCGGAGACGAAGGCCGCTTCGGGGAATTCCGGGCGGATTTTCGAGAACATATACTGCCAGGTGCGGATGGTGTACGGTTTGCCGCCGTCGTCATGCTTGACCAGGCTGTCCGCCATGTCCACGCGGAAACCGTCCGCCCCTCGGGAGAGCCAGAACCGCATCACATCGAGCATCGCATCGCAGGTCGCCAGCGCCTCGGGCCCGAGCGCACGCTTCTGCCAGGCGTGCTTCGGATGCGCAAACCCGTAGTTGAGCGCCGGCTGGCACTTGAAGAAGTTGAGGATATACGTGCCGTCCCGCTCCTCCTCGCCGCCGACGAACGGCAGGCCGTCGCCTCCCGAAATCCAGCAGTCGGTCCAGATATAGCGCTCGGAAAGGTCCTCCCCCGCGCCGGAAAGGTGCCGGTCGGCCGGATCGGCCCGCGCGCCGGCGCGGAACCAGGCGTGTTCCTCGCTGGTATGGCCGGGGACGAGATCGAGCAGCACATGCATGCCGCGTCGGTGCGCCGCATCGAACAGGGCGACCAGATCGTCGTTGGTGCCGTACCGCTCGGCGACGCGCGTATAGTCGCGCACGTCGTAGCCCGCGTCCTTGAACGGCGAGTCGTAGCAGGGGTTGATCCACAGCGCGTTGCATCCCAAGTCCTCGATGTAGTCGAGATGCCGGATGATGCC encodes the following:
- a CDS encoding ABC transporter substrate-binding protein, giving the protein MNKAQGILRRISAITAVMALGIGGLAACGSSNADPAKGKVYYINSKPEVADIWQDVADQYTKETGVEVIVETAAAGTLDQTLKSELAKSEAPTLLTINGFDSYARYKSHLADISGSDAYQLLTDEGKVYANGDGKAVYTIPFAAEYYGMIYNKKILKDYIAKDYAVINSVDDIKDFKTFKKVCDSMQEHKDDLGLEGAISNAGLDASDTYRFASHLSRIPLFYEYKDAGTTFEQNIKGTYLDDMKNIWDLYLKDSTVQPTELSSKTYEDSTAEFATGQTAFYQNGVWSYTQIKDNDVADENLGMLPLYIGAPGESAYGPASIYDASWGVNKDSSDKDKQATLDFLKWLVNSDEGKKALSQDMGFSAPYTTFGKDDQPNNPLITAALEYQEKNIPFIRSFALPSGHWGDELANALLDYTQGASDWSTVKKAYVDNWSSEWQNNKETNGSLPESQPFKG
- a CDS encoding LacI family DNA-binding transcriptional regulator; its protein translation is MAASIYDVASKAGVSISTVSRAFTRPELVSSKTLDKVLAAANDLDYSITRAATTMKTGQSFRIALLLSDAASTWFNSSLIDGIDVVLHPAGYDFSIYRVTNIEERREFFSTLPVKKNVDAVITASFGLDAKESERLASIGVPIVGINPTSYEGLDASIGVDDRRAATLAADHLISLGHRRITYVRTNPVSSLHYSALQREEGFSDACDSSADPINLRIVTLSDGSDCIDLALTEILDGKAQPTAIACQEDNIAMRLLFRLRRYGLDVPKDISLTGFDDSTYAADAGLTTIHQDPTAMGSAAARKTLSLLAGNTPAPEHDIVPAHLVMRSSTAAPRA
- a CDS encoding LacI family DNA-binding transcriptional regulator produces the protein MEASIAQVAAAAGVSIATVSRAFARPDMVSEKTRTKVFTAADQLNYSISRSATSMKTGRAYRIALLVSEDISTWFNSQLFSGLNDVLHDDGYDISIYPVVTPEERSRFFTELPVRRNADAVIVSSFNVNPDEVSRLQSVHIPIVGVNTPSSDGYDATVSIDDRNGMRMVAEHLIALGHERIAFVRHRLSPSIPHSADLRIQGFRTPAVGRPTRLSPRPSTTTRRWTSPPTICCRRSSP
- a CDS encoding LacI family DNA-binding transcriptional regulator, producing MEARIAQVAVKAGVSIATVSRAFAKPDLVSEKTRKRVYAAAEALNYSISRSATAMKTGRSFRIALLISEDISTWFNANLFSGLNATLGAAGYDIVIYQIETPQERRSFFSTLPVRRNADAVIVSSFAIEPNETQRLRSIHVPIIGINPPSAEACDASIGIDDRAGMREMTEYLLALGHTDIAYVSPIITTKLSHSAEARALGFHDACDGAGTPVRARELFFDERSDHPMERMAGQLVSLGPDMPTALCCYADMCALPLAFALTRHGIAVPERVSLTGFDDATYAEQYGLTTMRQDPRALGEIAARKALDLIDGDAPDEPHGLADLQLIPRLTTGPLAR
- a CDS encoding substrate-binding domain-containing protein, translated to MYYDEEVDEPSDDLLSQILALRERPTAVCCVMDLMAIPLYFTMIRYGMHVPRDISLTGFDDSTYAKESGLTTMRQDPAELGRCVAAKTLALIEGETLERPHELLATRLIIRNSTSSIEEPALD
- a CDS encoding ABC transporter substrate-binding protein — translated: MKSAQKIIATGAVLAMSITALSACGSSTADASKGKVYFLNTKPEIVDQLQELADAYTDETGVSVDIQTAASGTSNQTLTSELSKKDGPSMFNLAGFDQYAKFKDYLEPVQDSEAYKLLTDEGKSYSFKDGDTAYTIPYAAEWYGIIYNKKIVNEYAKKSYSVIKSADDITSWDVLKKVADSMQEHKDDLGLDGAFSTPGLDASDNYRFAAHMDRIPLFYELKDLGKTFSLDITGKYMDHYKDLWDTMVKDSPTEASLIGSGTYEDSTAEFSTGTVAFYPNGVWAYSQIKDNDVADDDLGMLPYYMGNPGEEDYGPAAVYDANWAINKNASDEDKQASLDFIKWMVTSDTGKNAIAKEMGFAAPFTSFGDDDQPANPLVAAAKEWTDKGKKAVYSANIPGQQWIDNVSNALVEYTQGTDKWDAVVQALAGTWKTLWEAYEQSSGMLPPEDPLS